A single genomic interval of Halosegnis longus harbors:
- a CDS encoding ribbon-helix-helix domain-containing protein translates to MSEADTNNDDTDEIATVNFKVTESFLDEIDDTWQGRGFNSRSEFIRYTLRDAIEFPTFDRDELVALLQVEEDLREDQTTSAEEARERFGTSDE, encoded by the coding sequence ATGTCTGAAGCAGATACAAACAACGATGATACGGACGAAATCGCCACGGTGAATTTCAAAGTCACCGAGTCGTTCCTCGACGAAATCGACGACACGTGGCAGGGGCGCGGGTTCAACAGCCGGAGCGAGTTCATCCGGTACACGCTTCGAGACGCTATCGAGTTCCCGACGTTCGACCGCGACGAACTCGTCGCGCTGCTCCAAGTGGAGGAGGACCTCCGCGAGGATCAGACGACGAGCGCCGAGGAGGCCCGCGAGCGATTCGGCACAAGCGATGAGTGA
- a CDS encoding minichromosome maintenance protein MCM: protein MSDDPGDVIRVGKQRAADLNSTISVDAAVVEAGPVEPFCHNAAFECTSCYYINQRRQQPGEMQKPERCEDCGNPVLRFKLSESDLIDHQKILTKPPNSTLEDPPRLIVFLRGDDCDTVEEGDRLTISGTYKAFQKQKESVLSTYLRATKLHEREDITVDADATDIGDVVVDYVDEHQRDSGYGVARSEVVEEVSGDRFRRPEVEDTIDELAAASHHDLQDVDGRLAIASTHRTGHIE from the coding sequence ATGAGCGACGACCCGGGCGACGTGATTCGCGTCGGGAAGCAGCGAGCGGCCGACCTCAACTCCACGATTTCCGTCGACGCAGCTGTCGTCGAGGCTGGGCCAGTCGAGCCATTCTGTCATAATGCAGCTTTCGAATGCACATCGTGTTACTACATCAATCAACGACGACAACAGCCCGGAGAGATGCAGAAACCGGAGCGGTGTGAAGACTGTGGCAACCCCGTCCTCCGGTTCAAGCTCTCCGAATCTGACCTGATCGACCATCAGAAGATACTCACGAAGCCACCAAACTCGACGCTCGAAGACCCACCGAGGCTCATCGTGTTTCTCCGAGGCGACGACTGCGATACGGTCGAAGAGGGCGACCGCCTCACCATCTCGGGAACGTACAAAGCGTTCCAGAAGCAGAAGGAGTCGGTCCTCTCGACATATCTCCGCGCGACGAAACTACACGAGCGCGAGGATATCACAGTCGACGCCGATGCGACCGATATCGGCGATGTGGTTGTGGACTACGTCGACGAACACCAGCGCGACTCCGGCTACGGTGTCGCTCGGTCCGAAGTCGTCGAGGAAGTCTCTGGCGACCGGTTCCGGCGTCCGGAGGTTGAGGATACAATCGACGAACTCGCCGCAGCGAGTCACCACGACCTGCAGGATGTTGATGGCCGGCTCGCCATAGCCTCAACGCACAGGACGGGGCATATCGAGTGA
- a CDS encoding HAD family hydrolase, which translates to MTTTVYFDLDGTLLDYTTPFAELFAQTLPTTASDEMVETYSEQVLSGITQVDEDPYRRAFEMVRQEYDLNINPETLAAEYIKREANATQLSPSVKRLVESVASQHQTGILTNGDGRMQRQKLKQHALDELVDTVIVSNEVESRKPSQEIFEEAKERLPAETFVYIGDTFEEDIIPAREAGFKTVYVGEDNQPDAAVATRGTEELAEILLPLIEEISVK; encoded by the coding sequence ATGACAACTACGGTGTATTTCGACCTTGATGGAACCCTTCTCGACTACACTACCCCTTTCGCAGAACTCTTCGCACAGACACTACCAACCACTGCCTCCGACGAGATGGTTGAAACGTATTCTGAACAGGTACTATCAGGGATTACGCAAGTAGATGAAGACCCATACAGACGAGCGTTCGAGATGGTTCGTCAAGAGTACGACCTCAATATTAATCCAGAGACACTTGCGGCGGAGTATATCAAGAGAGAGGCCAATGCGACTCAACTATCTCCATCAGTAAAACGACTCGTAGAGTCCGTTGCAAGCCAACATCAAACCGGTATTCTCACAAACGGAGATGGACGAATGCAGCGTCAGAAGCTCAAACAACACGCGCTCGACGAACTCGTAGATACGGTTATCGTTTCGAATGAAGTCGAGTCACGGAAGCCGAGCCAAGAAATATTTGAAGAAGCCAAGGAACGGCTTCCGGCAGAAACATTCGTTTACATCGGAGATACGTTTGAGGAGGACATCATACCAGCACGCGAAGCGGGGTTTAAGACAGTCTATGTCGGTGAGGACAACCAACCGGACGCAGCAGTAGCCACTAGAGGAACAGAAGAACTGGCGGAGATACTTCTCCCATTAATCGAGGAAATCTCTGTAAAGTAG
- a CDS encoding type II toxin-antitoxin system RelE family toxin yields MSDVEWTWVLSSTAEDDLAGLSPADQDRILDKLDEIVSSPWRDPPDYGEPLQNSPHKKIRVGEFRLSVSFRQGDGQLVVARIKRRGGAYTADDD; encoded by the coding sequence ATGAGTGATGTGGAGTGGACGTGGGTACTCTCTTCGACCGCCGAGGACGACCTCGCGGGACTGTCTCCCGCCGACCAAGACCGGATACTCGACAAGCTCGATGAAATCGTCTCCTCACCGTGGCGCGACCCACCCGACTACGGTGAGCCACTGCAAAACAGCCCGCACAAGAAGATACGCGTCGGGGAGTTCCGGCTGTCCGTAAGCTTCCGGCAGGGCGATGGGCAGCTCGTTGTCGCACGTATCAAGCGTCGAGGTGGCGCGTACACCGCTGACGACGACTAA
- a CDS encoding outer membrane protein assembly factor BamB family protein, with product MYNPTHRVPRSRKHGPDSDPSVRWSHQLQKYVHEVAIWDNTVYVAVSDEVVAIGTDGTEQWSFRTDDEVWSSPAVVDGTVYVGSDDAHVYALDARSGTEQWSFRTDGEVRSSPAVVDDTVYVGSGYSAQVSSPPFDRGTVYALDAASGTERWTFQTANDPVSGVSSSPAVVDGTVYVGSDDAHVYALDARSGTEQWSFQTANAPSSVVRSSPAVVDGTVYIGSRDTHVYALDARSGTEQWSFQTDGWVRSSPAVVDDTVYVGSDDTRVYALDARGGTEQWSFRTDGEVRSSPAVVDDTVYIGNVDRHVYALDAASGTEQWSFQTDGTTISPVVVDGTVYVGSCDRVYALGEEESGGNTKVYERCSGCGADLSDHGDVNFCPKCGAQTETSADSNS from the coding sequence ATGTACAATCCCACTCATCGGGTCCCCCGATCTCGCAAGCATGGGCCCGACTCCGACCCGTCTGTCCGCTGGAGTCACCAACTTCAAAAGTACGTCCATGAGGTCGCTATCTGGGACAACACGGTGTATGTCGCAGTGAGTGATGAGGTTGTGGCAATCGGTACCGATGGCACCGAACAGTGGTCGTTCCGAACGGACGATGAGGTGTGGTCGTCGCCAGCGGTCGTGGATGGCACCGTCTACGTCGGGAGTGACGACGCCCATGTTTACGCGCTGGATGCTCGCAGTGGCACCGAACAGTGGTCGTTCCGAACGGACGGTGAGGTGCGGTCGTCGCCAGCGGTAGTTGATGATACCGTTTACGTCGGGAGCGGGTACAGCGCGCAGGTGTCGTCGCCTCCTTTCGATAGGGGGACTGTCTACGCGCTGGATGCTGCCAGTGGCACCGAACGGTGGACGTTCCAAACAGCCAATGATCCAGTTTCGGGTGTGAGCTCGTCGCCAGCGGTCGTGGATGGCACCGTCTACGTCGGGAGTGACGACGCCCATGTTTACGCGCTGGATGCTCGCAGTGGCACCGAACAGTGGTCGTTCCAAACAGCCAATGCTCCAAGTTCGGTTGTGAGGTCGTCGCCAGCGGTCGTGGATGGCACCGTCTACATCGGGAGTCGCGACACCCATGTTTACGCGCTGGATGCCCGCAGTGGCACCGAACAGTGGTCGTTCCAAACGGACGGTTGGGTGCGGTCGTCACCTGCGGTGGTTGATGACACTGTCTACGTCGGGAGTGACGACACCCGTGTTTACGCACTGGATGCTCGCGGTGGCACCGAGCAGTGGTCGTTCCGAACGGACGGTGAGGTGCGGTCGTCGCCAGCGGTGGTTGATGATACCGTTTACATCGGGAATGTCGACCGTCATGTCTACGCGCTGGATGCTGCCAGTGGCACCGAACAGTGGTCGTTCCAAACAGACGGTACAACGATCTCACCTGTGGTGGTTGATGGCACTGTCTACGTCGGGAGTTGTGACAGGGTCTACGCCTTAGGGGAAGAGGAGTCAGGAGGGAATACGAAAGTCTACGAACGCTGTTCAGGGTGTGGGGCGGATTTGTCCGACCACGGTGACGTGAACTTCTGCCCAAAGTGCGGGGCTCAGACAGAGACGAGTGCAGACTCCAATTCATAA